One Arthrobacter sp. StoSoilB19 DNA window includes the following coding sequences:
- the ettA gene encoding energy-dependent translational throttle protein EttA, with protein MAEFIYTMTKARKAVGEKLILDDVSMSFFPGAKIGVVGPNGAGKSTILKIMAGLDTPSNGEARLSPGYSVGILLQEPPLNEEKTVLGNVQEGVGEIYGKIQRFNEISEEMASPDADYDTLLEEMGKLQEAIDAADAWDLDSQLEQAMDALRCPPADADVTNLSGGERRRVALCKLLLQKPDLLLLDEPTNHLDAESVLWLEQHLSSYPGAVLAVTHDRYFLDHVAEWIAEVDRGHLYPYEGNYSTYLEKKRARLEIQGKKDAKQAKRLSEELEWVRSNAKGRQTKSKARLARYEEMAAEADRTRKLDFEEIQIPPGPRLGGLVLEARNLQKGFDERVLIDGLSFTLPRNGIVGVIGPNGVGKSTLFKTIVGLEPLDGGELKIGDSVKISYADQSRGGIDPNKTLWEVVSDGLDFIQVGNVEMPSRAYVAAFGFKGPDQQKKAGVLSGGERNRLNLALTLKQGGNLLLLDEPTNDLDVETLSSLENALLEFPGCAVVVSHDRWFLDRVATHILAYEGDDENPSKWYWFEGNFESYEENKVQRLGPDAAKPHRVTHRRLTRD; from the coding sequence ATGGCGGAATTTATCTACACAATGACCAAGGCCCGCAAGGCCGTTGGCGAAAAACTCATTCTTGATGACGTAAGCATGTCCTTCTTCCCGGGCGCCAAGATTGGTGTTGTGGGCCCAAACGGTGCCGGTAAGTCCACCATCCTCAAAATCATGGCCGGGCTGGACACGCCCTCCAACGGCGAGGCCAGGCTCAGCCCCGGCTACAGCGTGGGCATCCTGCTCCAGGAACCGCCGCTTAACGAAGAAAAGACTGTCCTGGGCAACGTCCAGGAAGGCGTTGGCGAGATCTACGGCAAGATCCAGCGCTTCAACGAAATCTCCGAGGAAATGGCCAGCCCCGATGCTGACTATGACACCCTCCTCGAAGAGATGGGCAAGCTGCAGGAGGCCATCGACGCCGCCGACGCCTGGGACCTCGATTCCCAGCTGGAACAGGCCATGGACGCCCTCCGGTGCCCGCCGGCCGATGCCGATGTCACCAACCTTTCCGGCGGTGAGCGGCGCCGCGTGGCACTCTGCAAGCTCCTCCTGCAGAAGCCCGACCTGCTGCTCCTCGACGAACCCACCAACCACCTGGACGCCGAAAGCGTGCTTTGGCTCGAGCAGCACCTCTCCAGCTACCCCGGCGCCGTCCTCGCCGTCACCCACGACCGGTACTTCCTGGACCACGTGGCGGAATGGATCGCGGAAGTGGACCGCGGCCACCTCTACCCGTACGAAGGCAACTACTCCACCTACCTGGAGAAGAAGCGCGCCCGCCTCGAGATCCAGGGCAAGAAGGACGCCAAGCAGGCCAAGCGCCTCTCCGAGGAACTCGAGTGGGTCCGGTCCAACGCCAAGGGCCGCCAGACCAAGTCCAAAGCCCGCCTGGCCCGTTACGAGGAAATGGCCGCCGAGGCCGACCGCACCCGCAAGCTTGACTTCGAGGAAATCCAGATCCCGCCGGGACCCCGCCTGGGTGGCCTGGTCCTGGAGGCCAGGAACCTCCAGAAGGGCTTCGATGAGCGTGTCCTGATCGATGGGCTGTCCTTCACCCTGCCCCGCAACGGCATCGTGGGGGTCATCGGCCCCAACGGTGTGGGCAAGTCCACCCTCTTCAAGACCATCGTCGGCCTGGAACCGCTGGACGGCGGCGAGCTCAAGATCGGTGACTCGGTCAAGATTTCCTACGCTGACCAGAGCCGCGGCGGCATCGACCCCAACAAGACCCTGTGGGAGGTTGTCTCCGACGGACTCGACTTCATCCAGGTGGGCAATGTTGAGATGCCGTCCCGTGCCTATGTGGCCGCTTTCGGTTTCAAGGGCCCGGACCAGCAGAAGAAGGCAGGTGTCCTGTCAGGTGGTGAGCGAAACCGCCTGAACCTGGCACTGACCCTGAAGCAGGGCGGAAACCTGCTGCTCCTCGACGAGCCCACCAACGACCTCGATGTCGAAACCCTCAGCAGCCTGGAAAACGCGTTGCTCGAGTTCCCCGGCTGCGCCGTGGTGGTCTCGCACGACCGCTGGTTCCTGGACCGCGTGGCCACGCACATCCTTGCCTACGAAGGTGACGACGAGAACCCCTCCAAGTGGTACTGGTTCGAGGGCAACTTCGAATCCTACGAGGAGAACAAGGTCCAGCGGCTGGGCCCCGACGCGGCCAAGCCGCACCGCGTCACCCACCGGCGCCTGACCCGCGACTGA
- a CDS encoding NAD-dependent epimerase/dehydratase family protein, translated as MRILILGGTAFLSREIAGQAVAAGHDVTCLARGISGEPPPGAHWVRADRATGPAAYSGLVGDWDAVIEVARDPGPARQALAGLAGRAGHWTFVSSCSAYAGHSVPGAAEDAALLPALPPGVQSTPETYGESKVAIEEATLEAAAGKAHLCRAGLLSGPGDPTDRYGYWPARIARNSGPVLVPDIGENPTQVMDVRDLAAWILLAAGKGISGTLNALGDQVPFAELISACHEASASSSTTITAGGEWLVDQGVNYWSGPDSLPLWLPPGHDGFMARSNQAARAAGMVLRPWQETLAATLADERLRGLDRQRKAGLSPATEQRLVAMLQGESRA; from the coding sequence ATGCGCATTCTCATCCTCGGCGGAACCGCCTTCCTCTCCAGGGAAATCGCCGGGCAGGCGGTTGCCGCGGGGCATGACGTGACGTGCCTGGCGCGGGGAATATCGGGTGAGCCGCCGCCGGGCGCCCACTGGGTCAGGGCGGACCGCGCGACGGGACCGGCTGCATATTCGGGCCTGGTGGGCGACTGGGATGCCGTGATCGAGGTGGCCCGGGACCCCGGGCCCGCCCGGCAGGCTCTCGCCGGCCTTGCCGGCAGGGCCGGGCACTGGACCTTTGTTTCCAGCTGCTCGGCCTACGCCGGCCATTCCGTCCCGGGAGCGGCGGAAGACGCGGCGCTGCTGCCGGCGCTGCCGCCGGGGGTGCAGTCCACGCCGGAAACCTACGGCGAGTCAAAGGTGGCCATCGAAGAAGCGACCCTGGAGGCCGCTGCCGGCAAGGCCCACCTGTGCCGGGCAGGCCTGCTCAGCGGCCCCGGCGACCCCACCGACCGCTACGGCTATTGGCCCGCCCGCATTGCCAGGAACTCCGGACCTGTGCTGGTTCCGGACATCGGGGAGAACCCCACGCAGGTCATGGATGTCCGGGACCTTGCGGCCTGGATCCTGCTCGCCGCGGGGAAGGGGATCAGCGGAACCTTGAACGCCCTTGGTGACCAGGTGCCGTTTGCGGAACTCATCAGCGCCTGCCACGAAGCGTCCGCCTCCAGCAGCACCACGATTACCGCCGGCGGGGAGTGGCTGGTGGACCAGGGCGTGAACTACTGGTCCGGGCCGGACTCCCTTCCGCTCTGGCTTCCGCCCGGCCACGACGGCTTCATGGCCCGCAGCAACCAGGCTGCCAGGGCCGCGGGAATGGTCCTGCGGCCCTGGCAGGAAACGCTGGCCGCCACGTTGGCCGATGAACGCCTCCGCGGACTGGACCGGCAGCGGAAAGCAGGCCTCTCACCGGCAACGGAACAGCGCCTGGTGGCGATGCTCCAGGGCGAAAGCCGGGCCTGA
- a CDS encoding single-stranded DNA-binding protein: protein MSETITIRGFVATEITSSTTPGGVATASFRIGSTTRRFDRESRTWGDGHTNWFTVQGYRQLAGTLGCSIRKGQPVIVVGKLKIRTWEKDGRVYHSAIIDADAVGHDLSFGSANFIRTASRPALSLVEQPPAPDDVPGLDQDPDEPEDREDEHPGDPGHPAVVIEDSDGGLASLDLETGELAEI from the coding sequence ATGAGCGAAACCATCACCATCCGGGGCTTCGTGGCCACCGAGATAACCAGTTCCACCACGCCAGGGGGAGTGGCAACAGCTTCCTTCCGCATCGGTTCCACCACCCGCCGCTTCGACCGCGAATCCAGGACCTGGGGCGACGGGCACACCAACTGGTTCACCGTGCAGGGCTACCGCCAGCTGGCGGGAACCCTGGGGTGCAGCATCAGGAAGGGCCAGCCGGTCATCGTGGTGGGCAAACTGAAGATCCGCACGTGGGAAAAGGACGGGCGGGTGTACCACTCCGCCATCATTGACGCCGATGCCGTGGGGCACGACCTCTCCTTTGGGTCGGCAAACTTTATCCGCACCGCTTCCAGGCCGGCGCTCTCCCTCGTGGAGCAGCCGCCGGCCCCCGATGACGTCCCCGGGCTGGACCAGGACCCGGACGAGCCGGAGGACCGCGAAGATGAACACCCCGGGGATCCCGGCCACCCCGCCGTCGTCATTGAGGACAGCGACGGCGGTCTCGCCTCCCTTGACCTGGAAACGGGGGAACTCGCCGAAATCTAG
- the pepN gene encoding aminopeptidase N, producing the protein MNLTRAEARERAELITVESYDVSLDLTRGGEVFGSTTTVKFTASPGSSSFIDAVTRTVHSVTLNGRSLDPATVSDGVRIQLPDLQEHNELTVVADLPYMNTGEGLHRFVDPVDSEVYLYTQFEVPDSRRMFAVFEQPDLKATFAFTVTAPSHWDVVSNSPTPHPVEAPPAEDGTARSVWAFAPTPRLSSYVTALIAGPYQSVRSEVTSSDGRIIPLGVFARKSLMQYLDADNIFELTRQGFGFFEAQFGCPYPFEKYDQLFVPEFNAGAMENAGAVTILEGYVFRSKVTGAQIERRAITVLHELAHMWFGDLVTMRWWNDLWLNESFAEYMSHLAAVEATSFTSAWTTFASVEKSWAYRQDQLPTTHPIFAEINDLQDVEVNFDGITYAKGASVLRQLVAWVGPDQFMAGVREYFAKHSWQNTELRDLLVELEKASGRDLDDWGRQWLETAGVNTLSPELDVDADGKLRSFAILQSAVPEWPTIRPHRLAVGFYNLDSAGKLERVHREELDVDGDRTEVPGVAGMDQPDLILINDDDLAYAKVRLDPKSLATATAHLKDFGGSLPRTLVWNSAWDAARDGETPARKYVELILSNVAAETDSSVILVQLRQLATTLNFYVAEEHREATAVAAVDRLWDLASDVPGGSDAQLQFIKSFALLARSASQLDRVAGLLDGSVVLDGLAVDQDLRWELVESLVAGGRMGQEGIDAELERDNTSSGQNAAALAKAAIPTPEAKAAAWESIVVKGELSNALQGSAVTGFMRVLDRSLLEPYAEKYFAAVPGIVATRTHALAQQIVVGLYPALLTTQATIDRTDAFLASLPAESAALRRMMLENRDGVSRALRARAADVLPDGSPQ; encoded by the coding sequence ATGAACCTGACGCGCGCCGAAGCCCGTGAGCGCGCCGAACTGATCACCGTCGAGTCCTACGATGTCAGCCTGGACCTGACGCGCGGCGGAGAGGTCTTTGGCAGCACCACCACCGTGAAGTTCACGGCGTCGCCGGGATCGTCCAGCTTCATTGATGCGGTCACCCGCACCGTGCACAGCGTGACCCTGAACGGCCGCAGCCTTGACCCCGCCACCGTGTCCGACGGCGTCCGGATCCAGCTGCCGGACCTGCAGGAGCACAACGAACTGACCGTCGTGGCCGACCTGCCGTACATGAACACGGGTGAGGGCCTGCACCGGTTCGTGGACCCGGTGGACAGCGAGGTCTACCTGTACACGCAGTTCGAGGTTCCGGACTCGCGCAGGATGTTCGCCGTCTTCGAACAGCCGGACCTGAAGGCAACCTTCGCCTTCACTGTCACGGCGCCGTCCCACTGGGACGTTGTCTCCAACTCCCCCACCCCCCACCCCGTGGAGGCGCCTCCCGCGGAAGACGGCACGGCCAGGTCGGTATGGGCGTTCGCGCCCACGCCGCGCCTGTCCTCCTACGTCACGGCCCTGATCGCGGGCCCTTACCAGTCCGTCCGCAGCGAGGTCACCAGCTCGGACGGCCGCATCATCCCCCTTGGTGTCTTCGCCCGGAAGTCGCTGATGCAGTACCTGGATGCGGACAACATCTTCGAACTGACGCGGCAGGGCTTCGGGTTCTTTGAGGCGCAGTTCGGCTGCCCGTACCCGTTCGAGAAATACGACCAGCTGTTCGTTCCGGAGTTCAACGCCGGTGCCATGGAGAATGCCGGTGCCGTGACCATCCTGGAAGGCTACGTCTTCCGCAGCAAGGTCACCGGGGCCCAGATCGAGCGGCGCGCCATCACGGTCCTCCATGAACTCGCCCACATGTGGTTCGGTGACCTGGTGACCATGCGCTGGTGGAACGACCTGTGGCTCAACGAGTCCTTCGCGGAGTACATGTCGCACCTGGCGGCGGTGGAGGCCACGTCCTTCACCAGCGCCTGGACAACGTTCGCTTCCGTGGAGAAGTCGTGGGCCTACCGCCAGGACCAGCTGCCCACCACGCACCCGATCTTCGCCGAGATCAACGACCTCCAGGACGTGGAGGTCAACTTCGACGGCATCACCTATGCCAAGGGCGCCTCGGTGCTGCGGCAGCTGGTGGCCTGGGTTGGCCCCGACCAGTTCATGGCCGGTGTCCGGGAGTATTTCGCCAAGCACTCCTGGCAGAACACTGAACTCCGCGACCTGCTGGTGGAGCTCGAAAAGGCCAGCGGCCGCGACCTGGATGACTGGGGCCGGCAGTGGCTGGAGACCGCAGGCGTCAACACACTGAGCCCGGAGCTGGACGTGGATGCGGACGGGAAGCTGCGTTCCTTCGCCATCCTGCAGTCCGCGGTCCCGGAATGGCCCACTATCCGCCCGCACCGCCTGGCCGTGGGCTTCTACAACCTGGACAGCGCCGGAAAGCTCGAGCGGGTGCACCGCGAAGAGCTGGATGTGGACGGTGACCGCACAGAGGTGCCGGGAGTGGCCGGCATGGACCAGCCGGACCTGATCCTTATCAATGACGACGACCTGGCGTATGCCAAGGTACGGCTGGATCCCAAGTCGCTGGCCACCGCCACCGCCCACCTCAAGGATTTTGGCGGCAGCCTGCCCCGGACCCTGGTCTGGAATTCTGCATGGGACGCTGCCCGTGACGGCGAAACGCCGGCCCGGAAGTACGTGGAGCTGATCCTGTCCAACGTCGCGGCGGAAACGGACTCCTCCGTGATCCTGGTCCAGCTCCGCCAGCTGGCCACCACCCTCAATTTCTATGTGGCCGAGGAACACCGCGAAGCCACAGCGGTTGCGGCGGTGGACCGGCTGTGGGACCTGGCCTCGGACGTCCCGGGCGGCTCCGATGCGCAGCTGCAGTTCATCAAGTCCTTTGCCCTCCTGGCCCGCAGTGCGTCCCAGCTGGACCGGGTGGCCGGCCTCCTGGACGGGTCGGTTGTCCTGGACGGGCTGGCGGTGGACCAGGACCTGCGCTGGGAGCTCGTGGAGTCCCTGGTGGCCGGAGGCCGGATGGGACAGGAAGGCATCGACGCCGAGCTGGAGCGGGACAACACCTCCAGCGGACAGAATGCTGCGGCCCTGGCCAAGGCCGCCATCCCCACCCCGGAGGCGAAGGCCGCGGCCTGGGAATCGATCGTGGTCAAGGGGGAGCTGTCCAATGCGCTGCAGGGATCGGCCGTAACGGGCTTCATGCGCGTGCTGGACCGTTCGCTGCTGGAACCGTACGCCGAAAAGTACTTCGCGGCTGTGCCGGGCATCGTGGCCACCCGGACCCACGCACTCGCCCAGCAGATCGTCGTCGGCCTCTACCCGGCGCTGCTGACCACGCAGGCCACCATTGACCGGACGGACGCATTCCTGGCGTCGCTGCCGGCGGAAAGCGCCGCGCTGCGGCGGATGATGCTGGAGAACCGCGACGGCGTTTCCCGCGCCCTGCGTGCCCGCGCCGCCGACGTGCTTCCGGACGGCAGTCCCCAGTGA
- a CDS encoding globin, with protein MQNDPFSKPAYTDSFYDAVGGHETFVKLIDVFYDGVATDPLLRPMYPEEDLAPAKRRFLMFLEQYWGGPTTYGEERGHPRLRMRHMPFKVTHEAKDRWLFHMRTAVDALELPPLYEGTLWEYMERAALSMVNSASEA; from the coding sequence ATGCAGAACGATCCCTTCAGCAAGCCGGCCTACACAGACAGCTTTTACGATGCGGTGGGCGGCCACGAGACCTTCGTTAAGCTCATCGATGTCTTTTACGACGGCGTTGCCACCGATCCGCTGCTGCGGCCCATGTACCCCGAGGAGGACCTTGCCCCGGCAAAACGCCGGTTCCTGATGTTCCTTGAGCAGTACTGGGGCGGGCCCACAACGTATGGCGAGGAGCGCGGCCACCCGCGCCTGCGCATGCGGCACATGCCGTTCAAGGTGACCCACGAGGCGAAGGACCGGTGGTTGTTCCACATGCGCACCGCCGTAGACGCCCTGGAACTGCCGCCGCTCTACGAAGGCACGCTGTGGGAGTACATGGAGCGGGCGGCGCTGTCCATGGTGAACAGCGCTTCCGAGGCCTGA
- a CDS encoding acyl-CoA thioesterase II, with translation MTEAEAGLLAPPSGDPTSSLIELLDLGELEGARTDEDIFLGPSQRQPHHRVFGGQVLAQSLVASIRTVDPERFVHSMHGYFLRPGDANKPITFGVQRLRDGRSFSARRVHAYQDGVPILSMIASFQGEDEGIEHASAMPAGIPDPESLPSTADLLGKFDHPVARHWAYERPFDIRHVDPPLYVTATGPREARNVVWMKTFGPMPDNSNLHRAALAYASDYTLLESILRRHGLSWITPGMNVASLDHAMWWHRPARVDEWLLYVQESPSAQGARGLATGKIFNRDGQHVASVAQEGMVRVPAEASHT, from the coding sequence ATGACTGAAGCCGAAGCCGGACTCCTGGCCCCGCCAAGCGGAGACCCCACCTCATCACTGATCGAACTGCTGGACCTCGGTGAACTTGAGGGCGCCCGGACGGACGAGGACATCTTCCTGGGGCCCTCACAGCGGCAGCCACACCACAGGGTGTTCGGCGGACAGGTGCTGGCGCAGTCACTCGTGGCGTCCATTCGAACGGTGGATCCTGAACGGTTTGTGCATTCCATGCACGGCTACTTCCTGCGGCCCGGTGACGCCAACAAGCCCATTACCTTTGGTGTGCAGCGGCTGCGTGACGGCCGGTCGTTTTCCGCCCGGCGCGTCCACGCCTACCAGGACGGTGTTCCCATCCTGTCCATGATTGCCTCTTTCCAGGGTGAGGACGAAGGGATCGAGCACGCGTCGGCGATGCCGGCGGGCATCCCGGACCCAGAATCGCTGCCCAGCACGGCGGACCTGCTGGGCAAGTTCGACCATCCTGTGGCCCGGCACTGGGCGTATGAGCGGCCTTTCGACATCCGGCACGTCGATCCGCCGCTGTACGTTACCGCGACCGGCCCGCGGGAGGCCCGCAACGTGGTCTGGATGAAGACGTTCGGGCCGATGCCCGACAACTCCAACCTGCACCGCGCCGCCCTGGCCTACGCCAGCGACTACACCCTGCTCGAATCCATCCTTCGGCGGCACGGCCTCAGCTGGATCACCCCGGGCATGAATGTTGCCAGCCTTGACCACGCGATGTGGTGGCACCGCCCGGCGCGCGTGGATGAATGGCTGCTCTACGTCCAGGAGTCCCCCAGCGCGCAGGGCGCACGCGGCCTGGCCACCGGCAAAATCTTCAACCGGGACGGCCAGCACGTGGCTTCCGTGGCGCAGGAGGGCATGGTGCGCGTTCCCGCCGAGGCGTCGCACACGTAG
- a CDS encoding ROK family protein, whose product MVMPAPAVAGPGGAAPGSVADVRRSNLALVLGAIAEFPPGVHPSRAQLAGATGLTKASVSSLVLDLLDAGIVREIGLNPQGRGRPGVGLELSPSRAVMGMEINVDYISAAVVDLAGTVLVREEEERDNRNSPDGPVLSALAALAARVRSTAGEHGVEVLGGGLAVPGLVDPALARVLTAPNLGWVNADLDLEALLPEAPLGVALFNEANAAALAELRHRPDGASDFLFVSGEVGVGGGIVIGSELFTGPHGHAGEVGHIVVDPDGGHCSCGGTGCLETVAGQDAIFAAAGLALDRGSRSADMSALLQALRAGEPRAVSAVERAGRCLGIALASTARVVNIESVVLGGHFAVLEPWLRAPLLASLDKYAPGKYASSQVTMSAVGESGALLGAAGSVIRSLMEAPHRLHA is encoded by the coding sequence ATGGTGATGCCGGCGCCTGCAGTGGCGGGACCCGGAGGCGCTGCCCCCGGAAGCGTGGCGGATGTCCGGCGCAGCAACCTGGCACTGGTCCTTGGCGCAATCGCCGAGTTTCCGCCAGGCGTCCATCCCAGCCGCGCCCAGCTGGCCGGAGCCACCGGACTGACCAAGGCATCAGTGTCCAGCCTGGTGCTGGACCTCCTTGACGCAGGGATCGTCCGCGAAATCGGCCTCAACCCGCAGGGGCGGGGCCGTCCCGGCGTGGGTCTGGAACTCAGCCCCAGCCGGGCGGTCATGGGGATGGAAATCAACGTCGACTACATCTCCGCGGCAGTGGTGGACCTCGCCGGAACCGTCCTCGTCCGGGAGGAAGAGGAACGCGACAACCGCAACAGCCCGGACGGGCCGGTGCTGTCCGCGCTCGCAGCCCTGGCCGCCCGGGTCAGGAGCACGGCGGGGGAGCACGGCGTCGAGGTCCTGGGTGGCGGACTTGCCGTGCCCGGGCTCGTTGACCCGGCCCTGGCGCGGGTGCTCACCGCTCCGAACCTGGGCTGGGTCAATGCGGACCTGGACCTGGAGGCGCTGCTGCCCGAAGCTCCCCTTGGGGTGGCGCTGTTCAATGAAGCCAACGCCGCAGCCCTCGCCGAACTGCGGCACCGGCCGGACGGGGCGTCGGACTTCCTCTTCGTCTCCGGCGAGGTGGGCGTCGGTGGCGGGATAGTCATCGGATCAGAGCTATTCACCGGTCCGCACGGCCACGCGGGCGAGGTGGGGCACATTGTGGTTGACCCCGACGGCGGGCATTGTTCATGCGGCGGGACCGGCTGCCTGGAGACCGTTGCCGGCCAGGACGCCATTTTTGCCGCGGCCGGCCTGGCCCTGGACCGGGGTTCCCGCTCCGCGGACATGTCCGCCCTGCTGCAGGCGCTGCGGGCCGGGGAGCCCCGGGCTGTTTCCGCCGTCGAACGTGCGGGACGCTGCCTGGGGATAGCACTCGCCTCGACGGCGCGGGTGGTCAACATCGAATCTGTGGTCCTTGGGGGCCACTTCGCGGTCCTCGAACCATGGCTGCGTGCCCCGTTGCTGGCGAGCCTGGACAAATATGCGCCAGGGAAATATGCATCCAGCCAGGTGACGATGTCCGCCGTTGGCGAGTCGGGCGCCCTTTTGGGGGCAGCCGGAAGCGTGATCCGCTCCCTGATGGAAGCGCCGCACCGGCTGCACGCGTAG
- the xylA gene encoding xylose isomerase, with amino-acid sequence MTLTPTPADKFTFGLWTVGWTGADPFGVATRAALDPVEAVHRLAELGAYGITFHDNDLVPFDASASERDLILKNFRAALSETGLKVPMVTTNLFSHPVFKDGGFTSNDRSIRRFALSKVLRNIDLAAELGAETFVMWGGREGSEYDGSKDLAAALDRMKEGVDTAAGYIKDKGYNLRIALEPKPNEPRGDIFLPTVGHGLAFIAQLEHGDIVGLNPETGHEQMAGLNFTHGIAQALWAGKLFHIDLNGQRGIKYDQDLVFGHGDLTSAFFTVDLLENGFPGGGPTYDGPRHFDYKPSRTDGYDGVWESAKANMSMYLLLKERALAFRADPQVQEALKTSGVFELGEPTLKAGETTADLLADAAAFQDFDADKAAERSFAFVRLNQLAIEHLLGAH; translated from the coding sequence ATGACTCTTACGCCCACCCCCGCCGACAAATTCACTTTTGGTCTCTGGACCGTCGGCTGGACCGGCGCCGATCCGTTCGGCGTCGCCACCCGTGCCGCGCTGGACCCGGTGGAGGCCGTGCACCGCCTGGCAGAACTGGGCGCGTACGGCATCACGTTCCACGACAACGACCTTGTCCCGTTTGATGCCTCCGCCTCGGAGCGGGACCTGATCCTGAAGAACTTCCGCGCGGCCCTGTCCGAGACCGGGCTGAAAGTTCCCATGGTGACCACCAACCTGTTCAGCCACCCTGTCTTCAAGGACGGCGGCTTCACCTCGAATGACCGCTCGATCCGCCGCTTCGCCCTCTCCAAGGTCCTGCGCAACATCGACCTCGCCGCCGAACTCGGCGCCGAAACCTTTGTCATGTGGGGCGGCCGGGAAGGCAGCGAATACGACGGCTCCAAGGACCTGGCCGCCGCCCTGGACCGGATGAAGGAAGGCGTGGACACCGCCGCCGGCTACATCAAGGACAAGGGCTACAACCTGCGGATCGCGCTCGAGCCCAAGCCCAACGAACCCCGCGGCGACATCTTCCTGCCCACCGTGGGCCACGGCCTGGCCTTCATCGCCCAGCTCGAGCACGGCGACATCGTGGGCCTGAACCCCGAAACCGGCCACGAGCAAATGGCCGGACTGAACTTCACCCACGGCATCGCCCAGGCCCTGTGGGCCGGCAAGCTCTTCCACATCGACCTCAACGGCCAGCGCGGCATCAAGTACGACCAGGACCTCGTCTTCGGACACGGGGACCTGACCAGCGCCTTCTTCACCGTGGACCTGCTCGAGAACGGCTTCCCCGGCGGCGGCCCTACCTATGACGGCCCCCGGCACTTCGACTACAAGCCCTCCCGCACCGATGGCTACGACGGCGTGTGGGAGTCGGCCAAGGCCAACATGTCCATGTACCTGCTGCTGAAGGAACGCGCCCTGGCCTTCCGCGCCGACCCGCAGGTACAGGAAGCCCTCAAGACCTCCGGCGTCTTCGAACTCGGCGAACCCACCCTCAAGGCCGGCGAAACCACCGCCGACCTGCTGGCCGACGCCGCAGCATTCCAGGACTTCGACGCCGACAAGGCAGCCGAACGCTCCTTTGCCTTCGTGCGCCTCAACCAGCTCGCCATCGAACACCTCCTCGGCGCCCACTAG
- a CDS encoding OsmC family protein encodes MSLDEHRYSLAVQWTGNRGDGTSSYRGYSRDHDVLIPGLPVLKGSADPTFHGDRGRYNPEQLLLAALAQCHMLSYLHVAVKNGVVVTDYRDEATGLMRLNRDGSGQFERVVLHPRVTVADAGQAELAAGLHQEANRLCFIARSVNFPVEHQPVTVAG; translated from the coding sequence GTGAGTCTTGATGAACACCGGTATTCACTGGCAGTCCAGTGGACCGGCAACCGGGGGGACGGCACCTCGTCCTACCGGGGCTACTCACGGGACCACGACGTGCTCATCCCCGGCCTGCCGGTCCTCAAAGGCTCGGCGGATCCGACGTTCCATGGGGACCGCGGGCGCTACAACCCCGAGCAGCTCCTGCTGGCCGCGCTGGCGCAGTGCCACATGCTGTCCTACCTGCACGTGGCGGTGAAGAACGGGGTGGTGGTCACGGACTACCGGGACGAGGCCACCGGGCTGATGCGGCTCAACAGGGACGGCAGCGGGCAGTTCGAGCGGGTGGTCCTGCACCCGCGCGTGACGGTGGCCGACGCCGGACAGGCCGAACTGGCGGCCGGCCTCCACCAAGAGGCGAACCGGCTCTGCTTCATTGCCCGCAGCGTGAATTTTCCGGTGGAGCACCAGCCGGTGACGGTGGCGGGTTAG
- a CDS encoding mechanosensitive ion channel domain-containing protein, which produces MVSMLSILPNATTQPDGVSVPGIVISLGIGVAVWLVATFVISRITKRVAAGSNFFKKPTFRWAAPAFRALDHERRVQRAETIGSLLNSIVGVLVVVITGMYVLQNLDINIAPLLTSVGILGVAIGFGAQQLIRDFLAGIFITIEDQYGIGDVIETSEVVGVVESMGLRITRVRSDDGAIWYLRNGEILRVGNRSQGRYVPLHESDDGTTDQGSAHVETKKTDQKAGE; this is translated from the coding sequence ATGGTCAGCATGTTGTCCATCCTTCCCAACGCCACAACACAGCCCGATGGCGTGAGCGTCCCGGGCATCGTCATCAGCCTGGGCATCGGCGTCGCCGTCTGGCTCGTGGCCACGTTCGTCATTTCGCGCATCACCAAACGGGTGGCGGCGGGAAGCAACTTTTTCAAGAAGCCCACGTTTAGGTGGGCGGCCCCGGCCTTCCGGGCCCTGGACCACGAACGGCGCGTGCAGCGCGCGGAAACCATCGGCTCGCTGCTGAACAGCATTGTGGGCGTGCTGGTGGTGGTCATCACCGGCATGTACGTCCTGCAGAACCTGGACATCAACATCGCCCCGCTGCTCACCAGCGTGGGTATCCTGGGTGTGGCCATCGGCTTCGGCGCCCAGCAGCTGATCCGCGACTTCCTGGCCGGGATTTTCATTACCATTGAAGACCAGTACGGAATCGGTGACGTCATCGAAACCAGCGAAGTGGTGGGCGTAGTGGAGTCCATGGGTCTGCGGATCACCCGCGTCCGCTCCGACGACGGCGCCATTTGGTACCTGCGCAACGGTGAGATCCTCCGCGTGGGCAACCGCTCGCAGGGACGGTACGTTCCGCTGCACGAGTCCGACGACGGGACCACCGACCAGGGGTCGGCCCATGTTGAGACGAAGAAGACTGACCAGAAAGCCGGGGAATAG